The sequence ttcataatgaacaagaagatagggaagagagtagaatatttcaaaacgcatagcaatagaatcattgtaataaggataaaatcaaaacctaacaagctacacaaacctacaagcgcccatgatgatgatgaagtggagtatgtatacgaagaaattgatgaagcaattaaacacgtaaaaggagatgaaaatttaataatagttggagaatggaatgcaagcattggaaagggcgaggaaggaaatatagtaggtgaatacgggctgggcaaaaggaatgaaagaggggaccgacttatagagttttgcacaaagtataatttagtaattgccaacacccaatttaaaaatcataatagaagaatatacacttggaaaaagccaggcgatactgcaaggtatcagatagattatatcatggttaagcaaagatttagaaatcaacttgttgactgcaaaacttaccctggagcagacattgatagcgaccataatttggtgataatgaaatgtagattggggtttaaaaacctgaagaaaaggtgtcagatgaatcggtggaatttagagaagcttgaggaagaggagataaagaagatttttgaggaggacatctcaagaggtctgagtaaaaaagataaggtagaaaatgtagaagaagaatgggagaatgttaaaaaggaaattcttaaatcagcagaagcaaacttaggcggaataaagagaactggtagaaaaccttgggtttcagatgatatattgcaggtgatggatgaacgtagaaaatataagaatgctagtgatgaagaaagtaaaaggaactatcggcaattaagaaatgctataaacaggaagtgcaaactggcgaaagaagagtggattaaagaaaagtgttcagaagtggaaagagaaatgaacattggtaaaatagacggagcaaacaggaaagttaaggaaaattttggggtacataaattaaaatctaataatgtgttaaacaaagatggtacagcaatatataatacgaaaggtaaagtcgatagatgggtggaatattttgaagagttatacggaggaaatgaattagaaaatggtgttatagaggcagaagaggaagttgaggaggatgaaatgggagaaacaatactgagatctgaatttaagagagcattaaaagatttaaatggcagaaaggctcctggaatagatggaatacctgtacaattactgcgcagtgcaggtgaggaagcgattgatagattaaacaatctggtgtgtaatatttatgaaaaaggggaatctccgtcagacttcaaaaaaagtcttatagtaatgataccaaagaaagcaggggcagataaatgtgaagaatacagaacaattagtttaactagtcatgcatcaaaaatcttaactagaattctatacagaagaattgagaggagagtggaagaagtgttaggagaagaccaatttggtttcaggaaaagtatagggacaagggaagcaattttaggcctcagattaatagtagaaggaagattaaagaaaaacaaacaaacatacttggcgtttatagacctagaaaaggcatccgataacgtagactggaataaaatgttcagcattttaaaaaaattagggttcaaatacagagatagaagaacaattgctaacatgtacaggaaccaaacagcaacagtaacaattgaagaacataagaaagaagccgtaataagaaagggagtccgacaaggatgttccctatctccgttactttttaatctttacatggaactagcagttaatgatgttaaagaacaatttagattcggagtaacagtacaaggtgaaaagataaagatgctacgatttgctgatgatatagtaattctagccgagagtaaaaaggatttagaagaaacaatgaacggcatagatgaagtcctacgcaagaactaccgcatgaaaataaacaagaccaaaacaaaagtaatgaaatgtagtagaaataacaaagatggaccactgaatgtaaaaataggaggagaaaagattatggaggtagaagaattttgttatttgggaagtagaattactaaagatggacgaagcaggagcgatataaaatgccgaatagcacaagctaaacgagccttcagtaagaaggaGTACTCTtctcagagtatctgagaagaaaagattagaagcttttgaaatgtggtactataggagaatgttaaaaatcagacgggtggataaagtgacaaatgaagaggtattgcggcaaatagatgaagaaagaagcgtttggaaaaatatagttaaaagaagagacagatttataggccacatactaaggcatcctggaatagtcgctttaatattggaaggacaggtagaagggaaaaattgtgtaggcaggccacgtttggaatatgtaaaacaaattgttagggatgtaggatgtacaggatatactgaaatgaatctagcactagatagggaatcttggagagctgcatcaaaccagtcaaatgactgaagacaaaaaaaaaaatacaaaacaaaattataacaatattttaagtactaaacattacattatgttaaattttgtataccttcaatctataaaatattcagttggTACCATAGTTTTGTACATAACCTGTGtatgttaatacaaaaatatataattttctgttatgttttatttaaaatgtgtaaattcttACCTCATTTATTCTTGAAGTATATTCGTCATCAGaacatgtttgttaattttttcattaagtgtaattttaaactatttcatttaaaatgtaatagcaaatttgtcaatattaataatttattctgtttgactacaaaagaataattattatgattgatGGACGTGACAAATTCATCTATTAtacatacaagttttttttaaattttataataaatcatttttttttattattgaagatgtttttttaaaaaaagtgacaCAAATTTACAAAGTAACTGAAACAGATAACAccagaaaacatatttttgaataaatttttaaaagtattacacccaattaaatgtgtgtgtgtggtttttttttttttttttttttatagcgaaGGAAATTCCTTTACGAATCTCTGGCTTAGATGTTTTGCCTGGTATGTCGGACTCAAACATTAACTTAAAGGTGACTTGTTAATGCTAATACCGACTAAAACCTCCGCTATCCTCTGAACTCTGATCCCCCACGGTATCCGCCGTTAGGCATTACTTCGTGGGGGGGAGGATTTAGCTACTGCTCTTCCTTCTGGTAGCTAAGATGTTATTACTTCTTTCATCTAGATGTTGTGGTCCTTTGCTCTTTTTCTTTCGATGGAACGCAGGTCTGTAAGGACGTCTGTTGCAAACGTGCTTATTGCGTTCCATGCGGCTTTTGACAACAACATTGCTTCTATTAGTGTCTCAGGTTGGATACTTTAATGTAAGATGTTTTCGAGTTGATCACGCTGTAGACAAAATTGTGGGCACACAAAGAAAACATGCTCTGCATCTTCATTGACTCCTGGGCAGGACGGGCACTCTGGAGAATTATCGTGCTTGAAGCGGTGTAAGTATTCTCGAAAGCAGCCATGTCATGATAGCATCTGCGTTAGATAGTAGTTGACCTCACCGTGATTACGATTCAGCCAAAAGTCAATCCGTGGTATGAGACGGTGTGTCCACCTGCCTTTCACGGCAACATCCCACTGTAGCTGCCAACGTGCGATGCTTTTCTGTCGCTCTTCTGTCTTGAGTTCTTCAGCACTCAGTAAGGTTGACGTCTTTCGATGGTAAAGGTTGCGTCGTTCTTCAGCTAGAACTCTAAGAGGCAGAGTTCCGGAAATGACACAAACTGCTTCCTCAGACACTGTGCGGAAAGCGCTTGCGACTCGTAATGCACTCATACGATATATCGGTCCCGCCTTTCTCCACGAATCTTGCGTCTCTAGTGCGTCAGCCCAAATAGATATTCCGTAAGTGAGCACCGATGTTACTACTGATGACAATAGTAGCCTTCTGCTCTGCTTTGGGCCTCCGACGTTCGGCATCAATCGTGCGAGACTAGCTCTCACTACTGACGCTTTCGTACAGACGTGTTCTACTTGCTGCTTGAAGTTGAGTCGGGCATCAAGCATCACTCCCAGATATCGTATATGAGGTTGTTATGTAATTTCTTGGTCACCGACTTTTAGCTTAATTGTTTCAACTTCTTTTCGGCTGGTAATAAGCACTGCTTCGGTCTTCTGCTTGGCCAGTTGAAGGTTAACTGTATCCATCCACTGGTTGATCCTCTCAAAAGTAATGTCAAACAGATGTTGAATCTCGTCGAGGTGTTTGGCGACGATCACTGCGGCAACATCATCCGCATACGCTACCAGTTTGACACATCTTGGAAGCTTCAATCTCAGGAGCCCGTCATACATGATATTCCACAGAAGTGGACAGAGAACAGAGCCCTGTGGCACACCACCGGTTATATCATACTCTTTCGGACCATTCTTTGTATCGTACTTCAGCACTCTATCTGTAAAATAGCTAATCACTAGTCTGCGAAGATATACTGGCACGTTTTTCTCGTCGAGAGCTTGCATGATGCAGTCCCAATTAGCGGAATTGAAAGCATTTCTGGTGTCTAAGGCAGCAACCAGGCAGTACTTCTTCGTTCCACCCTTCCATCTAGTTCCTGCCATCGCCTCCTTGGCCGTATTGACAACCAGGTTGATCGCGTCCAGGGTTGATCGTCCTTTCCGGAATCCATACTGGTTGTCTGCCAGGAGTGGGTCAACCACTGCATCTATTCGCTGATGGATGATACGCTCAAATATCTTACCCGCCGTATCTAGCATGCAGAGTGGTCTGTAAGATGACGGTTCTTCTCGCGGTTTCTTCCCTTTAGGTAACAGTACTAACCGTTGCTGTTTCCACTTACGAGGAAAAGTCCCCTCCTTGAGGCATGCGTTATACGCGTCTAGAAATAATGCTAGTGCTGCCTTTATGATGGTTTTCAAGGCTATATTCGGGATTCCGTCCAATCCCGACGCTTTATTATTTCCTACACGATTACAGGCCTCCAGCAACTCTTCTTCAGTGACAGGTGGAATGTCGTCTAGTTCGCCTGGCGTTAACTGATAATCGAGACTGTGTTGCTGTGGAAACAGCGCAGTGACGATTTTCTGAAGGAGCTGAGGACACGTAGGTGACGGCATTTGTTGTTTCTTCAGGTGGGTCATGACCACTTTATAAGGCCTGCCTCACACGTCCTTGTCCACCTCGTATATGAGCTCTTTCCAGCATCTTCCTTTGCTCTCTTTTATGGCCTTATTGAGTTCACGACGAGCTTTTTTATACTCTGCAATCAGCACTGCAGAGTTGGGTCGTTGATAGCCACGCTGagataatcttctttttctatgaCACTCTTTACGAAGGTTGCTGATGTGATCGTTCCACCAGTGTACCGCAGGTCTTGAATTGATAACACGTTTGCGAGGCATACTGGCATCACAAGCTTgtgttactcgcatcatcagggcCTTAGTATGTTCTTCTGCACATCCAGTCTCTATCGGATCACTATCGAGGGCTGTTATCAATACTTCTGGGTCTAGGGATTTCACCTTCCAACCAACGATGTTAGATGGCTTGTTAGGCCCTCTGAGTTTCTGGTCGTTAGACGTTTCCCAGAGTATAGCATGATGGTCACTGGCAGTGTAGATGTCTAGTACCTTCCAGTTGGAGTTACCTTTAGCAAGGCTGGCACTGACAAAAGTGAGGTCTACAATCGAGCTTGCGTCACCTTTGGTGTAGGTCGGCCTGTCACCACTGTTGAGCAAGACTACATCAAGTGTAGAAAAAGCTTCTAGTAGTTCTCTTCCTCGTGCATTAGTCTGCCTACTACCCCAGTCGACTGCCCAGGCGTTGAAGTCCCCGGCTATCGCCACTGGATGATGTTGCTTCGCGTCTTCGGTCAGGCGATCCAAGAAGTCAGTAAATTCAGCAATGGAGAGGCTAGGCGGTGCGTAGCAGCTGTAGAAGCGGATGCCATCTATTGATGCTGCTACGAAGCCGGCGCTGCCACTGTTGTCTACATTCTGGAAGGAGAGTTTACCACAGGACCAAATGACAGCTTTAGCGGTGATGTCTGTCTCCCATGGTTGCCCGGTGAGATGTTTATATGGCTCCGATAGAAACACAAGATCAACCTTCAATTCTCGTACTGTCTGCATGAGCAAATCATGCGCAGCTTCACAGTGATTAATGTTGAGCTGCAGTATCTTCATGTTCGTTTATTTGTCAGCTTCTGGAGTGCTTCCTGGAAGACCGGGCACCGACCAGCGCCAGACCGGTGAGCAGTATCCTGAGAACCAGGTTTTTCCGCACATAAAACACATTTCACCTTATTTGGGCATTGAGCAGCTTGATGACCTGTTTGCCCACATTTGATGCAAAGCCCAGATCGGTTGACCTCGCTTTTACATTGAACAGTAGTGTGTCCAAAGTGCCAGCACTTATAGCATCGTAGTGGAGTCTTCACTGTTCTGATACGGCAATTCACCCAGCCAATTCGTATCTTGCCTCTCTCTCCGAGTATCTTCTGCGCTGTTGCTGCTGATAATCGTACCAAAGCGGTTTGTGTGCCTCTGTAGGCCGGACGAATTTTAATGACCTCTCCAGGTATTTCGTAGTCATAGCCAGCTGCCTCTTGTAAGGCCTTCTGGACATCGTTCTTGGTTGTTTCGTCGTCAATGTCCCGGATTTCGAGCTGTTCCTCTGGACCTTTACAGATGACGTCGGCTTCTTCTTTCAGGATGCTCTTTATTGTCTTCATTAGAGCTTGTCCTTTGTCTGTGCTCTTCCTGGAGAGCGTAATGAGCATGTTTCCATCATTCGTCTTTTGGACCTTGTCAACTACGTCCCGGGCCTGCTCTTGTGGAACGTCATTTTTAATCCGACGCAGTATCTCAGCATATTTCGCCTTCTCAACAGGTCGGATAATCAAGGCGTCCGGCCTGGTGAATTTTCGCGGTTTTTTCCGCTTAGGCTCCGGCCGAGATTTGTGCGCCGGTTCTTTTGGTAACCGCTCTTTGGCTTGcttcctcttttcctttttagACAAGACTGCCTGCCAAGCATTTTCTCGTTTCTTTTCGGTGTTCTGGACTGTCGTTTTCTGCAGCGGGCTGGGTTTTAAGTCCTTCCTTTTCTTGACTTTATTATCGGTGTCTGgagaagttctttcttttctcttcCCAGACGTAGTAAGACTCTTTCCGTTGTCTTCCGAAACTAATCCTCCATTAGCTTCGGCTCCGGTTATCTTTGTCAACTGGGTCACGTCACTGCTTTGGCATTTTTGCTCTGGCGTGGCAC comes from Lycorma delicatula isolate Av1 chromosome 3, ASM4794821v1, whole genome shotgun sequence and encodes:
- the LOC142321287 gene encoding uncharacterized protein LOC142321287 codes for the protein MKILQLNINHCEAAHDLLMQTVRELKVDLVFLSEPYKHLTGQPWETDITAKAVIWSCGKLSFQNVDNSGSAGFVAASIDGIRFYSCYAPPSLSIAEFTDFLDRLTEDAKQHHPVAIAGDFNAWAVDWGSRQTNARGRELLEAFSTLDVVLLNSGDRPTYTKGDASSIVDLTFVSASLAKGNSNWKVLDIYTASDHHAILWETSNDQKLRGPNKPSNIVGWKVKSLDPEVLITALDSDPIETGCAEEHTKALMMRVTQACDASMPRKRVINSRPAVHWWNDHISNLRKECHRKRRLSQRGYQRPNSAVLIAEYKKARRELNKAIKESKGRCWKELIYEVDKDV